The Juglans microcarpa x Juglans regia isolate MS1-56 chromosome 2S, Jm3101_v1.0, whole genome shotgun sequence genome has a window encoding:
- the LOC121253447 gene encoding proline-rich extensin-like protein EPR1, with protein MFAKVFFVVIFSVLLIMISTTDAARIVSTRRLVLPPTPTLMTIDRLVPGGPNPMDAPPTPTLMTIDRSVPGGPNPMDAPPTPTLMTIDRSVPGTGPNPMEPPPTPMARTAHLVPGGPNPLEPPPTPTGTIN; from the coding sequence ATGTTTGCAAAGGTTTTCTTTGTGGTGATATTCTCAGTGCTGCTCATCATGATCAGCACTACCGATGCAGCTCGAATCGTGAGTACCCGCCGTTTAGTTCTACCACCAACACCTACGCTCATGACGATCGACCGTTTAGTTCCAGGTGGACCCAATCCTATGGATGCACCACCAACACCTACGCTTATGACGATCGACCGTTCAGTTCCAGGTGGACCCAATCCTATGGATGCACCACCAACACCTACGCTTATGACGATCGACCGTTCAGTTCCAGGTACTGGACCCAACCCTATGGAACCACCACCAACACCTATGGCGAGGACCGCCCATTTAGTTCCAGGTGGACCGAACCCTTTGGAACCACCACCGACACCAACAGGAACAATAAATTAG
- the LOC121253448 gene encoding uncharacterized mitochondrial protein AtMg01250-like → MSKAYDRVEWDFLRAVMVKMGFNERWIRLVMGCVSSVSYSILINGSPQDFFKPSRGIRQRDLLSPYFFILVAEVLSNLLNHAERVKRIHGYPIGRGQIIINHLFFADDSLLFCRAKAEEWATIHDLLSLYERASGQQLNKGKTAIYFSANTRKEARDFILSIAGTRATSFYDKYLGFLL, encoded by the coding sequence atgagcaaggcaTACGACCGGGTAGAATGGGATTTCTTGAGAGCTGTGATGGTGAAAATGGGTTTTAATGAGAGATGGATCAGGCTGGTGATGGGCTGTGTGTCATCAGTTTCATACTCAATTCTTATCAATGGATCTCCCCAAGACTTCTTCAAACCTTCTAGAGGAATTAGACAAAGGGACCTATTGTCACCctattttttcatcttggtGGCAGAGGTACTCAGTAATCTCCTCAATCATGCTGAAAGGGTAAAGAGAATACATGGTTATCCTATAGGCAGAGGCCAGATCATCATTAATCACttgttttttgcagatgacagttTACTATTCTGTAGAGCAAAGGCAGAGGAGTGGGCCACCATCCACGATTTGCTTAGTCTTTATGAGAGGGCCTCGGGTCAGCAGCTAAACAAAGGTAAAACTGCTATTTATTTTAGTGCTAATACCCGAAAAGAAGCTAGAGATTTCATCTTGAGCATTGCTGGTACAAGAGCTACTTCATTCTATGATAAGTATCTAGGCTTCCTGCTTTAG